TTGGTTTACCAGCGGGTCGACGTGTCTTAACCGCCAAAGCCGCTATTAAAGCTACTATTATGATGATGAGGATCCATGTTAGGTTGCTTGAGATTAAGTTCGTGATGTTGGCTTCCTCTCTCCGCTCTGAGGTAATGGTGGCTGGATAAGTGACGTATGAGGTATAAACGTTTTCTAGAGTAAGGGTGATAGGCTCCACCGTCGTTCTGGTCGATTTTTCCAAACTCGTCGTTTCTAAGGTTTCGGTTGTTGTCCTGAACAGGGTGGACTCGGAAGTGATCGTGAGGGGTTCTTGGACTATCGCGGGCACATAGGTACGAATGATGGCCGCTGCTCCAATGGTATTTAGTTCATAGGTAGTTCCGCAATGAATGTGCATATTCCATCTCCAGCACGTTGAACGTAAAACCGTTTGGACGGTGATGAAGCTGGTTCTGATCTCAGTTGGGACTAGAACTGTTCTCTGGACGAGGATGATTCTTCGGGTTGTTACAGGGGTTTCCAGGGTGCTTGTCTTCGTGATGTGGGTGGTTACCGTTATG
The nucleotide sequence above comes from Candidatus Bathyarchaeia archaeon. Encoded proteins:
- a CDS encoding zinc ribbon domain-containing protein, producing MRSQRITQAFLIFLIVVASSTMVANTSSENVSTTTVTERYTTTLTTARTETVDITVTTHITKTSTLETPVTTRRIILVQRTVLVPTEIRTSFITVQTVLRSTCWRWNMHIHCGTTYELNTIGAAAIIRTYVPAIVQEPLTITSESTLFRTTTETLETTSLEKSTRTTVEPITLTLENVYTSYVTYPATITSERREEANITNLISSNLTWILIIIIVALIAALAVKTRRPAGKPSIIGRYCVNCGAQIPAAVAYCPHCGALQKE